The Streptomyces fungicidicus nucleotide sequence TGTGGTCGACGTGCGACACGACCCTGGCCCTGGCATCCCCCACGATCGTCTTCGGGTGCACCCGCACACCGATCTCGTCCAGGGTCTCGGCCAGCACCGCACGGCGGCGACTGATGTCCGCCTCGATCTGCGCAGGTGTTCTGGTGTCCGCCGTGTCCGCCACCGTGCTGCCTCCGAAATCCACTGATACCTGTGTACCTGTGCCGGACAGTCTGTCAGCTCCACGCCGCCACGCACTGTCAGGACCCCCGGTTACCCTCGATCCCGGCACCCGATCCACGCAGTGCGTACGTACGAGGAGACCAGACCGATGAGCGAACGCCTCCAGCCCGGGGACGAGGCCCCCGCCTTCACCCTGCCCGACGCCGACGGCAACGAGGTGTCCCTGGCCGACCACAAGGGCCGCAAGGTCATCGTCTACTTCTACCCGGCCGCCCTCACCCCCGGCTGCACCAAGCAGGCCTGCGACTTCACGGACAACCTGGAGCTGCTGGCCGGCGCCGGGTACGACGTCATCGGCATCTCGCCGGACAAGCCGGAGAAGCTCGCCAAGTTCCGCGAGCAGGAGTCCCTGAAGGTCACCCTCCTCGCCGACCCGGACAAGCAGGTCCTCGACGCCTACGGCGCCTTCGGCGAGAAGAAGAACTACGGCAAGACCTACATGGGCGTCATCCGCTCCACGATCGTCGTCGACGAACAGGGCAAGGTGGAACACGCCCTCTACAACGTCCGCGCGACGGGCCACGTGGCCAAGATCATCAAGGATCTGGGCATCTGAGCCCGCCGCACCTACGGGACGGCCCGCACCGGGACCCCGGTACGGGCCGTTCCGCTTTTCGTACGTGCCTGTCCGATATCCGGTTCGTTACTCCGTACGAGGCCACGAACGGGTGGCCGGGAGACGGAGGGGTTCGATGGGAGCCAGTGCGTACAGCAGGGAGCGGCTGGTAGAGGCGGCTCGGGGGGCGCGGACGTTGACGGAGGCGTTGGGGCGGTTGGGGGTGGATCCGAGGAGTTCGACGCGGCACTACATCAGGGAGCGGATGAAGAAGCTAGGCGTCGACACGTCCCACTTCGAGCGCGACGGCCTGAAGTGGACGAGAGCGATACTCCAAGCCGCGGTGTCGGCCTCGACGAACATGTGCGAGGTACTGCGTCACCTCGGACTCGACGTGGTCGGTGGGCATCACACGCACATCAGTCGAAGGATCAAGGCCCATGGCATCGACACGTCACACTTCCAAACGCAGAGCCAGCGCCGTAGGTCACAAGGGCTGCTCATCGAGCAAGCACCCGCCGCCGCCCGACGCATTCCAAACGATCGCCTCAAGCGAGCCATGCTCAAGCACGGAGTGCATGAGCACTGCGCTCTGTGCGGCATTGAGGCGGTCTGGCTGGGAGAGCCACTGCCGCTTGAGGTCGACCACATCGATGGCAACTGGCGGGACAATCGAATTCAGAACCTGCGACTGCTCTGCCCCAACTGCCATTCCACGACGGACAGCTACCGTGGTCGGGGCAAGGCGCGTGTCTCGTGACTAGCGGTACGCGGTACACCCGCGAGCGACTGACAGAAGCAGCCGAGAAGTGTGCCGACATCAAGGAGGTCATCGCCTTTTTCGGCACCCAGCCTTACCCGCACCTCGATCGCTACCTCGCAAAGCGCTTCGCTCACTACGGGATCGACATCTCGCACTTCGGCCTTCGTAGCAGGCTGCCGCGCCCTACGTCTGAGGAACTGCACACGGCGGTCGCCAACTCGGTGTCGATAGCGGGGACACTCCGCCACCTGGGCCGACCGGACAACGGTGGCCAGCGTGCCATGTTGCGACGGTGGATCACCGAGGAGCGTCTCTCGACCACACACTTCCTGGGCCAGGCTCATCAGCGAGGAAAGCCAAGCCCAAACCCGCCCAAGTGTGCTGGTGACATCCTCGTTCAGCACACTGGCACGCAACGGACCAGGACTCTTCTGCTGCGTCGCGCACTCCGCGAGGTCGGCGTGCCTGAACGGTGCACCATGTGCGGCACCGCCCCGGAGTGGCTCGGCAAGCCTATGACGTTGGAGGTCGATCACATCAACGGGAACTGGAGTGACGACCGTCGCGAGAATTTGCGACTGCTGTGTCCCAACTGCCATGCGATTACCAGCACCTGGTGCAGAGGAGGTCGGCCTAGGCAAGCAGCCCGAGACCGGTAGCATGGCGACAACGCGGCCGTGGCGAAATAGGCAGTACGCGCGGGCCTTAGAAGCCCGTGGGCGAAAGCCCGTGTGGGTTCGAATCCCACCGGCCGCACCGCCCCCCACCTTTGAAGCAAAGGTGGGGGGCGTCTTCATAAGTCAGCCCAGCAGTTCCCGGACCGCCGGGACCAGCGCCCTGAACGCCTTGCCTCGGTGGCTGATGGCGTTCTTCTCGGCCGGGGTCAGTTCCGCGCAGGTGCGGGTTTCGCCCTCGGGCTGGAGGATCGGGTCGTAGCCGAAGCCGCCGGTGCCGGCGGGGGTGTGGCGGAGGGTGCCCATCAGGTCGCCCTCGACCACTCGCTCCGTGCCGTCGGGCAGGGCCAGGGCCGCCGCGCAGGCGAAGTGGGCGCCCCTGTGCTCGTCGGCGATGTCCGAGAGCTGGGCCAGGAGCAGGTCCAGGTTGGCCTTGTCGTCGCCGTGGGTGCCCGCCCAGCGGGCGGAGAAGATGCCGGGGGCGCCGTTCAGGACGTCCACGCAGAGGCCCGAGTCGTCGGCGACTGCGGGGAGGCCGGTGGCCCGGGCGAGGGCGTGGGCCTTGAGCAGGGCGTTCTCGGCGAAGGTGACGCCGGTTTCCTTGACGTCGGGGATGTCGGGGTGGGCGTCGGCGCCGACGAGGTCGTGGGGCAGGCCCGCGTCGGCGAGGATCGCGCGGAGTTCGGAGATCTTCCCGGCATTGCGGGTGGCGAGGATCAGGCGGGTCATGGGCCCAGTATCCCTGGGCCCATGAGGCGGCCGTCCGCTACGGGGTGCAGACCTTGGTGAGTTCGCCGGCCGCGTCGGTGATGGGGCTGACGTCGGGGGTCGCGTCGCCGTTCTCGACGGAGGTGCGGACGTTCTGCACGGCCTTCTCGAGGTCGTCGACGGCCTTGGAGACGTCGGCGTTGTCGGTCTTGTCGCCGATCTCGCCGAGGTTCTTGTCTATCGAGTCGAGGGATTCCTCGAGCTGGGTGACGTCGTCGCCGGCGTTCTCGACGGCCTGCTGCATGTCGGTGACGCTGTCAGCGATGGCGTCGGCGGTCTGGACGCAGTCCAGTGCCTTGTCGACGGCGGCGCAGCCGGTGGTGAGTCCGGCGGTCAGCGCGACGGCCGCCAGGGTGGCGGCGACGGCTGTGGTGCGGCGTCGGCGGCTCGCGGCCATGGAACGGTCCTTCCCCTTCGTCGGGCCGGTGGGCCCTGGTCGTTGGCCGGGCGCCCGGGGATGAGCCGTGCGCCCGTACTCCTTCAGACGCGGCGGTGACCGGCACGGTTGCCCGCGCCGGCCACCTGCCTTGGTATTTCTTTTACCTTTCGAGGACGCCGTCGAGCGCCTTGCGCTGGGCGGCGGCGAGCTCGGCGCAGCCGGTGACGGCGAGGTCGAGGAGGGCGTTGAGTTCGTCGCGGGCGAAGGGCTCGGCCTCGGCGGTGCCCTGGACCTCGACGAAGCGGCCGTCGCCGGTGCAGACGACGTTCATGTCGGTGTCGGCCTTGACGTCCTCCTCGTAGCGGAGGTCGAGCAGCGGTACGCCGCCGACGATGCCGACGGAGACGGCGCTGACGGTGCCGGTGAGGGGCCGGCGTCCGGCGCGGACGAGCTTCTTGTCCTGGGCCCACTGGACGGCGTCGGCGAGGGCGACGTAGGCGCCGGTGATGGCGGCGGTGCGGGTGCCGCCGTCGGCCTGGAGGACGTCGCAGTCGAGGACGACGGTGTTCTCGCCGAGGGCCTTGTAGTCGATGACGGCGCGCAGGGAGCGGCCGATGAGGCGGCTGATCTCGTGGGTGCGGCCGCCGATGCGGCCGCGGACGGACTCGCGGTCGCCGCGGGTGTTGGTGGCGCGGGGCAGCATCGCGTATTCGGCGGTGACCCAGCCCTCGCCGCTGCCCTTGCGCCAGCGGGGGACGCCTTCGGTGACGGAGGCGGTGCAGAGGACTTTGGTGTCGCCGAAGGAGACGAGGACGGAGCCTTCGGCGTGCTTGCTCCAGCCGCGTTCGATGGAGACGGGGCGGAGCTGGTCGGGGGTGCGGCCGTCGATTCGAGACATGGCGCTGAGCCTAGCCGTACATGCGGAAGGGGCCCCTTCCGCGTGGGGAAGGGGCCCCGATGGTGTGGCCGTGGCTCACATCATGTCTTCGATCTCCGCGGCGATCGGGTCGGCGTCGGTGCCGATGACGACCTGGATGGCGGTGCCCATCTTGACGACGCCATGGGCTCCGGCGGCCTTGAGCGCGGCTTCGTCGACCAGTGCGACATCGTGGACCTCGGTGCGGAGGCGGGTGATGCAGCCCTCGATCTCGTCGATGTTGTCGATGCCGCCGAGCCCGGCAACGATCTTCTCAGCCTTGGTGGCCATGTTCGTTCTCCCTGATCCGAACCGCTTTGTCGCAGTAACCCACAGTTGGCCCATCTTTGCGAGCGGTCATGCCGTCCGTACCGAATGATGGCGTCACGACAGCGGAACCGTCCTCCGGCTGGTCTACACCACCGGGAGGACTGCCGCCAAACCCGTCGTGACCGCTCTTCTGGGAGGGGGACCGGATGAGTGCCGAGAGTTCCGCCGGCGCCGGTGATGCGGTCGGGCCGGCGCGGGAGCGCTGGAACCGTTTGTTCCAGGGTCTGCAGAAGATGGGGCGGAGTCTGCAGCTGCCGATCGCGGTGCTGCCGGCGGCGGGCATCCTGAACCGGCTGGGGCAGCCGGACGTGTTCGGGGACGAGGGTCTGGGGTGGACGGACGTCTCGAGGGTGATGGTGGGGGCGGGCGGGGCGCTGCTGGACGGTTCGCTGGGGCTGCCGCTGCTGTTCTGTGTGGGTGTGGCCATCGGGATGGCGAAGAAGGCGGACGGTTCGACGGCGCTGGCGGCGGTGGCGGGGTTCCTCGTCTACTACAACGTGCTGCGGCAGTTCCCGGAGGACTGTCCGGAGGGGTCGAAGGCGGTGCCGATGGTGGGCTGCCAGGTGGCCGACGGGACGGTGACGGCGTTCACGTTCCAGAATCCGGGGGTCTTCGGCGGCATCGTGATCGGGCTGATGGCGGCGTTCTTCTGGCAGCGGTTCCACCGTACGAAGCTGGTGGACTGGCTCGGTTTCTTCAACGGGCGGCGTCTGGTGCCGATCATCATGGCGTTCGCGGCGATCGTGTTCGCGGCGCTGTGTCTGTGGGTGTGGCCGCCGATCGGTGACGCGCTGGAGGGTTTCAGCGACTGGATGGACGGTCTGGACGCGTGGGGCGCGGGTGTGTTCGGTGTGGCGAACCGGGCGTTGCTGGTGGTGGGGCTGCACCAGTTCCTGAACGTGCCCATCTGGTTCCAGTTCGGGAGCTTCACCAAGCCGGACGGTTCGGTGGTGCACGGTGACATCAACATGTTCCTGGCGGGCGATCCGGACGCGGGGCAGTTCACGTCGGGGTTCTTCCCGATCATGATGTTCGCGCTGCCGGCGGCGGCGCTGGCGATGACGCACTGTGCGAGGCCGGACCGGCGCAAGGAGGTCGGGGGGCTGATGCTGTCGGTGGCGCTGACGTCGTTCGTCACGGGGATCACGGAGCCGCTGGAGTACTCGTTCCTGTTCGTGGCGCCCTTGCTGTACGTGCTGCACGCGGTGCTGACGGGGGTGTCGATGGCGGTGACGTGGGGGCTGGGGGTGCACGACGGGTTCAGCTTCTCGGCGGGGCTGATCGACTACGTCATCAACTGGAACCTGGCGACGCGGCCGTGGGCGATCGTTCCGATCGGGCTGTGCTTCGCGCTGGTCTACTACGTGGTCTTCCGGTTCGCGATCACACGGTTCGACCTGAGGACTCCGGGGCGGGAGCCGGAGGGGGAGGTGGAGGACACCACGAAGGCGTGACCTCTTAGGCTGGGGGCGGCTTCCCGAGCCCTCGGACCGTGTGGTCCGGGGGCTTTTCGGTGCGCCCGCGAAGGGTTGCGCGCCGTGGTCCGCGACGGGCACGGTGCGTAGCCCGCCGGTGGCGGAATCGTGGGTTCCTTACGTGGCCTTC carries:
- a CDS encoding PTS transporter subunit EIIC, translating into MSAESSAGAGDAVGPARERWNRLFQGLQKMGRSLQLPIAVLPAAGILNRLGQPDVFGDEGLGWTDVSRVMVGAGGALLDGSLGLPLLFCVGVAIGMAKKADGSTALAAVAGFLVYYNVLRQFPEDCPEGSKAVPMVGCQVADGTVTAFTFQNPGVFGGIVIGLMAAFFWQRFHRTKLVDWLGFFNGRRLVPIIMAFAAIVFAALCLWVWPPIGDALEGFSDWMDGLDAWGAGVFGVANRALLVVGLHQFLNVPIWFQFGSFTKPDGSVVHGDINMFLAGDPDAGQFTSGFFPIMMFALPAAALAMTHCARPDRRKEVGGLMLSVALTSFVTGITEPLEYSFLFVAPLLYVLHAVLTGVSMAVTWGLGVHDGFSFSAGLIDYVINWNLATRPWAIVPIGLCFALVYYVVFRFAITRFDLRTPGREPEGEVEDTTKA
- the rdgB gene encoding RdgB/HAM1 family non-canonical purine NTP pyrophosphatase; this translates as MTRLILATRNAGKISELRAILADAGLPHDLVGADAHPDIPDVKETGVTFAENALLKAHALARATGLPAVADDSGLCVDVLNGAPGIFSARWAGTHGDDKANLDLLLAQLSDIADEHRGAHFACAAALALPDGTERVVEGDLMGTLRHTPAGTGGFGYDPILQPEGETRTCAELTPAEKNAISHRGKAFRALVPAVRELLG
- a CDS encoding HNH endonuclease signature motif containing protein; the protein is MGASAYSRERLVEAARGARTLTEALGRLGVDPRSSTRHYIRERMKKLGVDTSHFERDGLKWTRAILQAAVSASTNMCEVLRHLGLDVVGGHHTHISRRIKAHGIDTSHFQTQSQRRRSQGLLIEQAPAAARRIPNDRLKRAMLKHGVHEHCALCGIEAVWLGEPLPLEVDHIDGNWRDNRIQNLRLLCPNCHSTTDSYRGRGKARVS
- a CDS encoding glucose PTS transporter subunit EIIB, whose translation is MATKAEKIVAGLGGIDNIDEIEGCITRLRTEVHDVALVDEAALKAAGAHGVVKMGTAIQVVIGTDADPIAAEIEDMM
- a CDS encoding tropomyosin; its protein translation is MAASRRRRTTAVAATLAAVALTAGLTTGCAAVDKALDCVQTADAIADSVTDMQQAVENAGDDVTQLEESLDSIDKNLGEIGDKTDNADVSKAVDDLEKAVQNVRTSVENGDATPDVSPITDAAGELTKVCTP
- the rph gene encoding ribonuclease PH: MSRIDGRTPDQLRPVSIERGWSKHAEGSVLVSFGDTKVLCTASVTEGVPRWRKGSGEGWVTAEYAMLPRATNTRGDRESVRGRIGGRTHEISRLIGRSLRAVIDYKALGENTVVLDCDVLQADGGTRTAAITGAYVALADAVQWAQDKKLVRAGRRPLTGTVSAVSVGIVGGVPLLDLRYEEDVKADTDMNVVCTGDGRFVEVQGTAEAEPFARDELNALLDLAVTGCAELAAAQRKALDGVLER
- the bcp gene encoding thioredoxin-dependent thiol peroxidase, whose translation is MSERLQPGDEAPAFTLPDADGNEVSLADHKGRKVIVYFYPAALTPGCTKQACDFTDNLELLAGAGYDVIGISPDKPEKLAKFREQESLKVTLLADPDKQVLDAYGAFGEKKNYGKTYMGVIRSTIVVDEQGKVEHALYNVRATGHVAKIIKDLGI
- a CDS encoding HNH endonuclease signature motif containing protein — protein: MTSGTRYTRERLTEAAEKCADIKEVIAFFGTQPYPHLDRYLAKRFAHYGIDISHFGLRSRLPRPTSEELHTAVANSVSIAGTLRHLGRPDNGGQRAMLRRWITEERLSTTHFLGQAHQRGKPSPNPPKCAGDILVQHTGTQRTRTLLLRRALREVGVPERCTMCGTAPEWLGKPMTLEVDHINGNWSDDRRENLRLLCPNCHAITSTWCRGGRPRQAARDR